ACTTGGATTGAGAAGGTCTATTTCCCCTGATGAGCTGGAAGCAGACCTGGAAATGACGGATAAATATACAATGGGACCGGACGAGCTGCAGCCTTCCGTGCACATGCGTCATCCCAACCGGGACACTGCTAAGAAAGCTGTGCAGCAACAGCATGTAAGAGAAGCGCCCGCTGATAAGGCTGTAGAGGAGACATTCGATCAGCCCCAGCACAACATCACTGCTACGCTTTTGTCAGATACGATAGACAAAAACACTTTAGCAGTACTGGCAGGTGTGAGAGGCGATCTGTGCGTCACGATCTATATGCCTACGCATGCATCAGGACAGGCAGTGAATGAACAACAGGACCTGATCATGTTCAAGAACATGCTGCAGCAAACGCAGAAAAAGCTGGAAGAGAAATCTGTTGCACAACCGCTTATTCAGCGCGTGCTGGCGCCGGGATATGAATTACTGAGAGATGAGATGTTTTGGAAGAATCAACAGGAAGGACTGGCCTGCTTTATCACCGAAGATAGTTTCCGTTACCTGAAACTGCCCGTTTCCATGCAGCAACAGGTATACTGCAATCACTCCTTCATGTTAACGCCGTTACTTCCTGTGTTCACAAATAATGAACAGTTCTATCTGCTGACTTTCAGCAAACACAACGCTAAATTGTTCCTGGCAGATGCATTTAGTATGAAAGAAATACGTGTGGAAGGGATGCCAAATGGTATGGACGATGTGATACACTTTGAAGAAAAAGGTGATCAGCAATTATTCCGTACAGGAAGCTCAGGCGGGGGCCAGGGAGCTAATTATCATGGCATGAACTCCAACCCCGACCATAAGACAGATATTGCTAACTATCTGGAAGAAGTAGACCGTACATTATGGAAAGAAGTGCTGAATGATAAGCACATTCCATTAATGATGGCTGCAGTCGATTATCTCCAGCCTATTTTCAGAAAGGTGACCCGCTATCAGCATGTGACTGATGAAGCGCTTACTGGAAATTTTGAACATGAGAAAGCGATAAAAATATACAGACAGGCCAGAGAGAAAATGCAGCCATTCTTTGAAAAAAAGAAAGAGCAGGCGCTTGAAAAATACTATAATGGATCGGCCGGAGCACTGACAGCATCCATTCCTGATGACGTTATACCGGCGACCTATTATGGACAGGTGAACTGCTTATTCGTAAAGAAAGATGCACAACTATGGGGCACTTTCGATGAGAAAGAAAACAGGGTGATCATACATGAATCACCAGCGCCCGAAGACGAATGCCTGCTGAATAATGCCATCACACAAACCATCCTCCATAATGGCGACGTATACATTCTGGAGGAGGGCAAAATGCCAGCTGAGAGCAGCATAGCCGCTTCTTTGCGCTATGCCTAACATAAGAGACTGACCAGGCCATTCCTGGTCAGTCTTTCTATTTTTCACACCTTGTCTGATGAAGAAGCATCATGCGCTGATGACTCCTCCGTTGTGGCAGTAGTAGTTTCAGGTGTACCATTCTCTAACTTATCAGGCCTTTCTTCCTTAGGGGCGGTACGGAATAACACATCAAATACTTCCTTCAGTTTCAGTGTTGCCCTGTCGGTAAACAATCCTGTCAATA
The DNA window shown above is from Chitinophaga agri and carries:
- a CDS encoding baeRF7 domain-containing protein, with the translated sequence MPKDQNGKFTPIKGKPSGNGKEGLGLRRSISPDELEADLEMTDKYTMGPDELQPSVHMRHPNRDTAKKAVQQQHVREAPADKAVEETFDQPQHNITATLLSDTIDKNTLAVLAGVRGDLCVTIYMPTHASGQAVNEQQDLIMFKNMLQQTQKKLEEKSVAQPLIQRVLAPGYELLRDEMFWKNQQEGLACFITEDSFRYLKLPVSMQQQVYCNHSFMLTPLLPVFTNNEQFYLLTFSKHNAKLFLADAFSMKEIRVEGMPNGMDDVIHFEEKGDQQLFRTGSSGGGQGANYHGMNSNPDHKTDIANYLEEVDRTLWKEVLNDKHIPLMMAAVDYLQPIFRKVTRYQHVTDEALTGNFEHEKAIKIYRQAREKMQPFFEKKKEQALEKYYNGSAGALTASIPDDVIPATYYGQVNCLFVKKDAQLWGTFDEKENRVIIHESPAPEDECLLNNAITQTILHNGDVYILEEGKMPAESSIAASLRYA